A single region of the Streptococcus sanguinis genome encodes:
- the grpE gene encoding nucleotide exchange factor GrpE, whose protein sequence is MAKHKQEEHPEDVEVKEEAVEAAEQAESASPEKSELELANERAEDFENKYLRAHAEMQNIQRRANEERQQLQRYRSQDLAKAILPSIDNLERALAVEGLTDDVKKGLEMVHESLIHALKEEGIEEIPADGTFDHNYHMAIQTVPADDEHPADTIARVFQKGYKLHDRILRPAMVVVYN, encoded by the coding sequence GTGGCAAAGCATAAACAAGAAGAACATCCAGAAGATGTAGAAGTAAAAGAGGAAGCTGTAGAAGCAGCTGAGCAAGCTGAATCAGCAAGCCCTGAAAAATCAGAATTAGAACTAGCTAATGAGCGAGCAGAAGATTTTGAAAACAAATATCTCCGTGCTCATGCAGAAATGCAGAACATCCAGCGCCGAGCAAATGAAGAACGCCAGCAGCTGCAAAGATACCGCAGTCAGGACTTGGCAAAAGCTATTTTGCCTTCGATAGATAATCTGGAGCGCGCGCTTGCCGTTGAAGGTCTGACAGATGATGTCAAAAAAGGACTGGAAATGGTGCATGAAAGTTTGATTCATGCTCTCAAAGAAGAGGGCATCGAAGAAATCCCAGCTGACGGAACTTTTGACCATAACTATCACATGGCCATTCAAACAGTTCCAGCTGATGATGAGCACCCAGCTGACACTATAGCGCGGGTCTTCCAAAAAGGCTACAAACTTCATGATCGTATCCTGCGCCCAGCAATGGTAGTGGTCTATAACTAG
- a CDS encoding DJ-1/PfpI family protein, whose amino-acid sequence MKKVLCLIYPNFSLYEVVGLTSTLALSFGVEVDYASTDRNVIRTEDGLPCQPTRILDEVVIEDYSCVILPGMINIAPALHDEKLISFLKSLKQQEILIAAISSAPILLAKAGLLKDTKFTGGIWQNFFDYFEFLPRENFKAQAVLQDKNIITAVGFAHQAFTRKVLLSLGLVDNADNYFKEQNQYSEEDLIFTLSDEEFAEMKHEFENTL is encoded by the coding sequence ATGAAGAAAGTGCTCTGTTTAATTTATCCTAATTTCTCACTTTATGAAGTAGTTGGTCTGACCAGTACTTTAGCTCTATCTTTTGGTGTTGAGGTTGATTATGCTAGTACAGATAGAAATGTTATAAGAACGGAAGATGGGCTTCCTTGTCAACCTACTAGAATACTGGATGAAGTAGTTATCGAAGACTATTCTTGTGTTATTTTGCCAGGGATGATAAATATTGCTCCTGCTTTGCATGATGAAAAATTGATTTCTTTCCTAAAAAGTTTGAAGCAGCAAGAGATTTTGATTGCAGCTATTTCCTCAGCGCCCATTTTATTGGCGAAAGCAGGCTTATTGAAGGATACGAAATTTACGGGTGGGATTTGGCAAAACTTCTTTGACTATTTTGAGTTTCTTCCACGGGAAAATTTCAAAGCTCAAGCTGTTCTGCAAGATAAAAACATCATTACAGCTGTTGGCTTTGCACATCAAGCGTTTACGAGAAAAGTGCTTCTTAGTCTAGGTTTGGTAGATAATGCTGACAACTATTTTAAAGAACAGAATCAGTATTCGGAAGAGGACTTGATATTCACTTTATCCGATGAAGAGTTTGCTGAGATGAAGCATGAATTTGAAAATACCCTCTGA
- the hrcA gene encoding heat-inducible transcriptional repressor HrcA, whose amino-acid sequence MVTERQNEILNLIIDIFTKTHEPVGSKALQDSINSSSATIRNDMAALEKQGLLEKAHTSSGRKPSVAGFQYFVKHSLSFDRLAENELYEVIKAFDHEFFNLEDILQQAADLLTKLSGCTVVALDVEPSRQRLTAFDIVVLSQHTALAVFTLDESNTITSQFMIPRNFLKEDLDRLKGLVRERFLGQTVLDIHYKIRTEIPQIIQRYFTTTDNVIQLFEHIFGDIFKENVILSGKVQLLEFSDLTAYQFFDDPQKVAFEIRDSLAEDQMQSVRVADSRESCLADLTLISSKFLIPYRGFGVLAVVGPVNLDYQRLVSQMNVVNRVLTMKLTDFYRYLSSNHYEVH is encoded by the coding sequence GGCTCCAAAGCCCTGCAGGATTCCATCAATTCCAGTAGTGCCACTATCCGAAACGATATGGCGGCTTTGGAAAAGCAGGGACTTCTGGAAAAGGCGCATACGTCCAGCGGCCGTAAGCCGAGCGTGGCTGGTTTTCAGTACTTTGTCAAGCATTCTCTGTCCTTTGATCGTCTCGCTGAGAATGAACTTTATGAGGTTATCAAAGCCTTTGACCATGAGTTTTTCAACTTGGAGGACATTCTTCAACAGGCAGCGGACCTTTTAACCAAGCTCAGTGGATGCACGGTTGTTGCACTGGATGTAGAACCCAGTCGGCAGCGTTTGACAGCTTTTGATATTGTTGTGCTCAGTCAGCACACGGCTCTGGCAGTCTTCACCCTGGATGAGTCCAATACCATCACTAGTCAGTTTATGATTCCGCGTAACTTCTTAAAAGAAGACCTGGATAGGCTTAAAGGCCTAGTAAGGGAACGGTTCTTGGGACAGACAGTGCTGGACATCCATTACAAGATTCGGACGGAAATTCCGCAGATTATCCAGCGCTATTTCACTACGACGGACAATGTCATCCAGCTCTTTGAGCATATCTTTGGTGATATTTTCAAGGAAAATGTGATTCTGTCTGGCAAGGTTCAGCTCTTGGAATTCTCAGATCTGACGGCCTATCAGTTTTTTGATGACCCGCAGAAAGTAGCATTTGAAATTCGCGATAGTTTGGCTGAAGATCAGATGCAAAGCGTGCGCGTGGCAGACAGTAGAGAAAGCTGTTTGGCTGATTTGACACTGATTTCTAGCAAATTCTTGATTCCTTATCGAGGATTTGGAGTACTGGCAGTTGTCGGTCCTGTCAATCTTGACTACCAACGGCTGGTCAGTCAGATGAATGTCGTCAACCGCGTGCTGACCATGAAACTGACCGACTTCTATCGTTACCTTAGCAGTAATCACTACGAAGTCCATTAA
- the dnaJ gene encoding molecular chaperone DnaJ, producing the protein MNNTEYYDRLGVSKNASQDEIKRAYRKLSKKYHPDINKEAGAEDKYKEVQEAYETLSDEQKRAAYDQYGAAGANGGFGGGAGGFGGFDGSGFGGFEDIFSSFFGGGASRNPNAPRQGDDLQYRVNLRFEEAIFGAEKEIKYNREATCRTCDGSGAKPGTSPVTCGRCHGSGVINVDTQTPLGMMRRQVTCDVCHGRGKEIKSPCETCHGTGHEKQAHSVKVKIPAGVETGQQVRLSGQGEAGFNGGPYGDLYVVVQVEPSDKFERDGSTIYYKLNLNFVQAALGDSVDIPTVHGDVELNIPEGTQTGKRFRLRGKGAPSLRGGSMGDQYVTVNVVTPTGLNDRQKAALKEFAEAGNISVNPKKKGFFDKMKDALEDL; encoded by the coding sequence ATGAACAATACAGAATATTATGACCGTCTAGGTGTCTCTAAGAATGCTTCTCAGGATGAGATCAAGAGAGCCTATCGGAAATTATCTAAAAAGTACCACCCTGACATTAATAAGGAAGCTGGGGCGGAGGACAAATATAAAGAAGTCCAAGAGGCTTATGAAACGCTGAGCGACGAGCAAAAGCGGGCAGCCTATGATCAATACGGTGCAGCGGGAGCTAATGGTGGCTTTGGCGGTGGTGCAGGCGGCTTCGGTGGCTTTGATGGCTCTGGCTTTGGCGGCTTTGAAGATATCTTCTCCAGCTTCTTTGGTGGTGGCGCTTCGCGTAATCCTAATGCTCCGCGCCAAGGGGATGATCTTCAGTATCGTGTAAATCTCCGCTTTGAAGAAGCGATTTTCGGAGCTGAGAAGGAAATCAAGTATAACCGCGAAGCGACTTGTCGTACCTGTGACGGGTCTGGTGCTAAGCCAGGAACTAGCCCTGTTACCTGTGGTCGCTGCCATGGCTCAGGTGTTATCAATGTTGATACCCAGACACCGCTTGGCATGATGCGTCGGCAAGTGACCTGTGATGTCTGTCATGGCCGAGGAAAAGAAATCAAAAGTCCTTGTGAAACCTGTCACGGAACGGGTCATGAAAAACAGGCTCACAGCGTTAAGGTGAAAATCCCAGCTGGTGTGGAAACTGGTCAGCAGGTCCGTCTGTCTGGTCAAGGCGAGGCGGGCTTTAATGGCGGCCCTTATGGCGATCTTTATGTCGTGGTCCAAGTTGAGCCGAGTGACAAGTTTGAGCGAGATGGCTCTACCATTTACTACAAGCTCAATCTCAACTTTGTCCAAGCGGCTCTTGGTGACAGTGTGGATATCCCAACTGTTCACGGGGATGTTGAGCTGAATATCCCAGAAGGAACACAGACTGGCAAGCGTTTCCGTCTGCGTGGTAAGGGAGCACCGAGTCTGCGTGGTGGAAGCATGGGTGACCAGTATGTTACTGTCAATGTTGTGACGCCGACTGGCCTCAACGACCGTCAAAAAGCAGCCCTCAAAGAATTTGCGGAAGCTGGCAATATCTCGGTCAATCCTAAGAAAAAAGGCTTCTTTGACAAAATGAAAGATGCCTTGGAAGATTTGTAA
- the dnaK gene encoding molecular chaperone DnaK, producing MSKIIGIDLGTTNSAVAVLEGTESKIIANPEGNRTTPSVVSFKNGEIIVGDAAKRQAVTNPDTIISIKSKMGTSEKVAANGKEYTPQEISAMILQYLKGYAEEYLGEKVTKAVITVPAYFNDAQRQATKDAGKIAGLEVERIVNEPTAAALAYGLDKQDKEEKILVFDLGGGTFDVSILELGDGVFDVLATAGDNKLGGDDFDQKIIDHMVAEFKKENGIDLSNDKMALQRLKDAAEKAKKDLSGVTSTQISLPFITAGDAGPLHLEMTLTRAKFDDLTRDLVERTKEPVRRALSDAGLSLSEIDEVILVGGSTRIPAVVEAVKAETGKEPNKSVNPDEVVAMGAAIQGGVITGDVKDVVLLDVTPLSLGIETMGGVFTKLIDRNTTIPTSKSQVFSTAADNQPAVDIHVLQGERPMAADNKTLGRFQLTDIPAAPRGIPQIEVTFDIDKNGIVSVKAKDLGTQKEQHIVIQSNSGLTDEEIDRMMKDAEANAEADKKRKEEVDLRNEVDQAIFATEKTIKETEGKGFDTERDAAQAALDELKKAQEDNNLDDMKAKLEALNEKAQALAVKLYEQAAAAQQAQAGAEGAENAGSTKADDDVVDGEFTEK from the coding sequence ATGTCTAAAATTATTGGTATTGACTTAGGTACAACAAACTCAGCAGTTGCAGTTCTTGAAGGAACTGAAAGCAAAATCATTGCAAACCCAGAAGGAAATCGCACAACACCATCTGTAGTGTCATTCAAAAATGGTGAAATCATCGTTGGTGATGCAGCAAAACGTCAAGCAGTCACAAATCCAGATACAATCATTTCCATCAAATCAAAAATGGGAACATCTGAAAAAGTAGCTGCTAACGGCAAAGAATACACTCCGCAAGAAATCTCAGCTATGATTCTGCAGTACTTGAAAGGTTATGCAGAAGAATATCTTGGTGAAAAAGTAACCAAAGCGGTTATCACAGTGCCAGCTTACTTTAACGATGCACAACGTCAAGCGACTAAAGATGCTGGTAAAATCGCTGGTCTTGAAGTAGAACGTATCGTCAACGAACCAACTGCAGCAGCCCTTGCTTACGGTCTTGACAAACAAGATAAAGAAGAAAAGATTTTGGTCTTTGACTTAGGTGGCGGTACCTTTGACGTTTCAATCCTTGAGTTGGGTGATGGTGTCTTTGATGTATTGGCAACTGCAGGAGACAACAAACTTGGTGGTGACGACTTTGACCAAAAGATTATCGACCACATGGTGGCTGAGTTCAAGAAAGAGAACGGCATCGACTTGTCAAATGACAAGATGGCGCTTCAACGTTTGAAAGATGCAGCTGAAAAGGCTAAGAAAGACCTTTCAGGTGTAACTTCTACTCAAATCAGCTTGCCGTTTATCACAGCTGGCGACGCTGGACCTCTCCACTTGGAAATGACTTTGACTCGTGCTAAATTCGACGATTTGACTCGTGACTTGGTAGAGCGCACTAAAGAACCAGTTCGCCGTGCTCTTTCTGACGCAGGCTTGAGCTTGTCAGAAATCGACGAAGTAATCTTGGTTGGTGGTTCAACTCGTATTCCAGCTGTTGTAGAAGCTGTTAAAGCTGAAACTGGTAAAGAGCCAAACAAATCAGTAAACCCTGACGAAGTAGTTGCCATGGGTGCTGCTATCCAAGGTGGTGTTATCACTGGTGATGTTAAGGATGTTGTCCTTCTTGACGTAACACCATTGTCACTTGGTATCGAAACAATGGGTGGCGTCTTCACTAAGCTAATCGACCGTAACACAACAATTCCAACTTCTAAATCACAAGTCTTCTCTACAGCAGCAGACAACCAACCAGCCGTTGATATCCATGTTCTTCAAGGTGAACGTCCAATGGCAGCTGACAACAAGACTCTAGGACGTTTCCAATTGACAGATATCCCAGCTGCTCCTCGCGGAATTCCTCAAATCGAAGTAACATTTGACATCGACAAGAACGGTATCGTATCTGTTAAGGCTAAAGATCTTGGAACTCAAAAAGAACAACACATTGTTATCCAATCTAACAGCGGCTTGACTGACGAAGAAATCGACCGCATGATGAAGGATGCAGAAGCGAACGCTGAAGCAGATAAGAAACGTAAGGAAGAAGTTGATCTTCGTAACGAAGTTGACCAAGCTATCTTTGCGACTGAAAAGACTATCAAGGAAACAGAAGGTAAAGGTTTCGACACAGAGCGTGACGCTGCCCAAGCTGCTCTTGATGAACTTAAGAAAGCACAAGAAGACAATAACTTGGACGACATGAAAGCGAAATTGGAAGCTCTCAATGAAAAAGCTCAAGCGTTGGCAGTGAAACTCTATGAGCAAGCTGCTGCGGCTCAACAAGCCCAAGCAGGAGCGGAAGGAGCTGAAAATGCAGGCTCAACTAAAGCAGACGACGATGTCGTAGACGGAGAGTTTACTGAGAAATAG